ATAGTTGtttctataaataatattaaaggaaataactAAGAGAACTCAGTATTAGCACCAGTAGCAATATAAGAAAGGCTGATTTTGTATGCCATGTGTTTAATTATAAGACCTTTAGTACAAAAATGTAACATTTGGGTAAAATGGTTAGGTTATACTTCCTCTTATTGACGTTATTGTTGCATATCGAGGAGCTGTTCGGAAACAGAAATGAGATTACTGTACTGTAAGTGGAAGCACAGTGAAATTGCGACCAGTCCTCGTATCATTTAGGAGTTTCAGATCCAAGAGATATTGGTCGTATACAAAGAACGATATACTTGTCATTTTTTCTAGTGATATAAATTTGCAATATTTGATAATAGAGTAAACTGGGTCAAATGAacgaagataaataaaatttgaggaaCAAATGTAACAAAAGCCCAtctgtgtaaaagaaaatattattttggtcTTCCTGTAGAGCAGTTGGCACCTTGGAATTTATAAGAGAAAGTTTTGCATAATTAAGAGTTTGTTTCATTTATGctaaactgacaaataaattcgcctgataaaagtataaaaattgttATGAATTCCGTTAAAGCATAAGAAACTTGagttttcggaccgttaggtgtATCATATTATATTGGTATTTTGATGaatgaatttaatgaatttcatttatgaGCTATTGCATGTCGTACGAAACCAATTCTCTCAAGGGCACGTCTTTATTCGTTTTTGTGAAATTCAACTTAgttgaaatgtaagtaaattgtaaatgaaaaccGGTTTCTCTACAAAAGGAAAACATCTATCCTaacaaatatttggaaaaattaatgGCCACGCATGAGGTATAAATTCACTACTACCTCTTTTAAGAAGGTATCATGCGTTAACATGAATTTCTGGGCAAGTCATCATCTGACAGATAGATATCAAGTACATACATGAACTTAGACTTTGTTTCTTTATCTACATTTCAAGGATAAGTCATGATGAATTGCCTCATTTACTACAGGAACATTGTGTTTAGTGAAGATAGTTTCAGTTTGCATTCCAGTTGATATCTGAATATAAGACAGAAGGTCCCCATGAACTAACCTTGTCTAATGAAAGATTGATCGATGCTGAAGAAATTCCAAAGACTACTTCAGCTCTGTAGGCTTCGCTGTCTGCTCGGATGAACCTCTGCGCTGGCTTTCAGTCCGTTGCTCCCCTTTATACCTGCTGAGAGATTGCTATGACGTCATTAACcaattagaagaagaagatcagAGGAGATTACGTTTCTCTTACTGGATTTAAGGTACTGGAGAGAAAAGGGGTTTACAGGGAACTCTTTTTCTTGTATATCTTACTACCAGTGCTATCTAGTTGAAATCCTTATCGCGTTGTTTATGGAATTAAATGTGGACAGTGGTCGagtattttgtttctgtttttcttttcagtcatgTTTCAGATAAACAATCCATCAGACAATATTGGGCATTCAGTTATACTACTGAAATGTTTTCCTGATCGTATGTTTCTCCTGTGTTTCATTTCTTGAGAAAATCTCTAGATGGTTTCAGTCCTGTAAGCTGTTACCACTTAAATTCAGATGTTTGTTAGATCACATAAggttgcttttgttttatatttctcctcaagctcgcgtttttttttttttttggggtaattCTATCAGAACTTCATGGTCAAACGATTGTAATGGTAAAAGTTACAGttagcaaattttattttaaatttatttttgttctttacttctgctcagtggtctggttaaactactatgAGATTCATGCAGTTATCTCGTGGTTGCCGATGTCAAACTTTAACTTTGGGCTATCGAGTTTCCTTTTTCAGACAGGAAGTTTGGAGATTTCTGTAACTCCTCCTTTATTGACAGAATGTGTTATGTTCATAAATTTGGGATACTAAGTCAAACGTTTCCAGATTCTCCGTAGTCTTCTTCACTATATTCAGAAACGGCGTGAAATGTCTCACAGGATGAGTTGATTATTGAGAGTGACATTTCAATAAATTATCTGGTTTATATACAAGCAGATTATAAGTGGATGTTTATTAATAGTTGCAAGAGCTCAGCGTATTTTTTGACTAGTTGTCGAGATAAGTATTGTCttttgtaatttcagtttttatttgtagtttttgttgaaaagaaaatctgtaaGTTTATTTCTACTGCCGTATCAAGTTCtacagttaatatatacgtatccTCTTACatttcaagttttctctctccattccatgAAAAGGAATGATTTACGTTATTGATATGTTGGCTGAATTCTAGAAAATTGCTTTAAATTTTGATACGTAGATTCTCATTTTCTGTAAATACTTGGATTTTTCTTTATGCaaacttaggttttttttttttttatctataaaaactTAAGTGTGGGAGGAGTTGTGATAATCAGAAATGATTTCCTGTTAAAGAAAAGATTCCTGAATAAACAGTGGAGACGAAATTGTGATAATTTGAAGCCTGCGTTGCAGgaatatttagaaacaaaaatggcACTTATATATATCTTGCGAACATACTATATATCTTGGAGAAGTGTCGAAAGAGAGTTCTGCGGGGGCGTTCGTAAATCCAGTAAGAGTCGTCGGTGAGAGCGAAGGTGGTGTTTTATTAACGGAATTTCTTTTATGTCCGGAAACCTGAACGACACACGAAGTCAAGGGAACACTTACCCCACAGGGTTCGTTCATGAGTGTAAAATCAAAATCGGCTTATGGAGACCAAGTTGAAGAGTCATCGCTTTTGCCGCTTTCCGCACCTTGTATAATATGTTCATGTTGAGTAAGGCATCTTTAAGACTACGCGTTACTCGCCTAAAAAGGAGCTTTCTATATATGATTCTTATGTACAAAGAAACTGTGGGGAACAACACTTCTAGTTATTCTCAGAAACATCATCGTGCTGATAAACATTAAGAAGATAAAACGATTCCATTATTGGCTCATATCAAGTTTTGGATGTAGACTGTTTTGCTCGGAAGCAAGAATTGAGTAAGAGTATTCATTTACTgcttatacacaaaaataaatctttctgGAATCCTCGACTTAATCGTTCTTATTCGTTTTAGAACAGATAATATAGAGGTTGAAAATTTGTGTTAATCTGTAAGACCTCAGCGCTCCAGCATTCAAGTGGCTCGGGCTCATCGCATGCATACCCCTTGAGCGCCGTAATAATTTACGATTTCCAAACTTTACTGACCATTCTCAAGTCCAAGGTATAGTGAAATTGGTCATATATCGTTGACACAGAAAAACTGACTTTTCTCGGGAAAGTGAAGCATTAAATTTCACACTGATTCCGAAGTGTGAGCTTTCATGTTCTGTACGTGTGTTAGAAACTGTTGGATCGTCCAGGAAGACGTGGTATGAAGGGGTGGCCCGGGGTAAGAATTAACTGGGACACACCAAGTTTTTTGGCTCGTATACCAAAGATTTCCAAAAGCTGGGATAGAAGGATTTATAGGAAAATTCTCTGTCTCCGAttcttacttttctgtaaaagaaaaatattgtgtctgtccgtctgcactttattctgtccgcactttttctgtccgccctcagatcttaaaaacaactgaggctagagggctgcaaattggcatgttgatcacccacccctcaatcatcaaacattccaaattgcagccctctagcctcagtagtttatattttgtttaacgttaaagttagccataatcgtgcttctggcaacgatatggggtAGGCCAAtactgggtcgtggttaaagtttcatgggccgcggctcatgcagcattttacctagaccacccaaagatagatctgttttcggtggccttcattatacgctgtattggctgtacagaaaacttgattgcgccgaaaaaatttcagcgcgttttttacttgttgtttattCTGATGTACAAGTTTAGCCAGATTCTCAATTTATGTCTTGAAGCATTAGCAAATTTAATGTCCGTCGACAGTTATTTAAGATTTGTACAACCACTCTAAAAAGTGCTGGCATACTTTTCCTTTTCAGGGAAGTTCGTTCATCAaaagatatgtttttctttttacaaaaattttactgTTAGAATAAGGTTAATATGTATGCAAATTATATGACATATaaaattggaagaaaaataacatgactgagcaaaatttaatgaaacatttcGAAACCCAAAACTATCGTTCGGTGAAATAAAAGAATTGAAGTAGGGGGTGCTTTGATCTTCAAATTCCCAATAGCTGTGAACATTTACTATTACATTCGAATATTTGTGTATAAGACTCAAATAATTAAGTTAATGTTATCTAGCATAATATTTTTCCGTACTTAAGTGATACTGTTCTTAATGACGTCACTCATCGTGTGGGTGGGAAAACAAGTCCTTTGACTCAAATCGGTACACTATCAATTCTATCGAGATGAGTCTTCGCTGTTAGCGCCACAGGAAAGCACGAtaaagtttaattaaattatgtgAAGAAAATGTTATGTGGGCAAAAgtttattcaaaaacaaatatgtaGAACTTGAAAAGAGTAAGACTAACAGTCACTTCAgatgaattttagttttttttttttataattctgttataaCAACCGTATTGCTCCGTTCATAAGATTGAAGGCTTTATTGTCAATGTTTATCATAAGAATTTGTATGTTATAAAGATTAGACCTTTATACTTCTGTTATAAAATAGCACTGCATCATTACAGGTCTATAAGAAGGATTCGATCTTTATATCACTATAGGCCTATCCTGTGAATTGGATATTTGTATCAGTATAGGTCTATTATATAACTTTCCCTTGATAATGATCTATCTGCACTTCACATatgttaaatgtaaattattatgcGAGTACTTTTGTATATACAGAGATAAGGGATCTACTGTatgctccttttcttcttcttcatcattttaattataatttgcaTCCTCTTTTACAATCGTTTGATCACTTTCAGCTAATACTCTGCAAACATTCATTCATCACAGAAGAACGGAACGACTGTTTTAGCAGCCCTATTAGTTAGACGACTGCCAGTGGTCCAGGGGAACTTATAGAAACTGATTCATGAATGAACAGTTCCCTTTATATTAGCATTCTGGAGGAAGTTTTGGTGCCATCAGAGAGCCCTGCTAATTCTCGAGCCAGAACCAATGTATGTAGTCATAGGCAACTCTTTTTTTCCATATTGCTGCCTAAGCTGTAAAAGTGTTTCATAGAATATGCACATGTAATCAGAATGTTTCATAGAACATGTAATCAGAATCAAATGGCCAGCAAAGTCACCTGAATTAAATGCTATTAAAACTCTTTAGGGTTATGTAACTAACAAATGGGATGTAAATAATACCAAGACCAGGGAGCACTTGATAAGGTATGCCAAGTTCATGCTAGTACTGAACGaaataaacatttgtgaaaaagATAATAGTGGGTTCAATGTCTAAGAGGTTAAGCATGTTAATTGACGATAAGGGTTCATACTTGAGTGACTGAGGGTGAGGGTCGGGTGGAGGGGATAGCGGATTTAAATTCTTCTATATTTATAGTTTGTGTTGTAATGGTTTCTATGCACtgcattcattttgtaatttatctACTTTTCATTTACACTTATTTCTTATAAGAAACATATTGGTGTATGTACAAAATGTTGTGTAGattgtaatttgaataaaatatttattcatattacattcaatattttatttacgtaATATCTTAAGGGACAATGTTACAGTTAGTCGCAGCAATGCTGAGCAAATACACATGTTTATGGCAAAATAATGGGAATTTATTTTCAGAGAAGCAAGCAACACAGCTTACACACCaccaagcgctctctctctctctctctctctctctctctctctctctctctctctctctctctctctctctctttattataatACTGGCATCTGCTAAAACcaatataagaaataaagggaaaacattAGAAGGAAATTCGGTGATAAAAAAAGCGCAATTACTGTTTCCTCTGAGTCTGCTTTTTCCTGTAGTAGGCCACATATGACCTAGTGACAGTCTGACTGATATTATATCACACTGCGAGAAGGCTTGAGGGATGGCCTCGTGAAAGTTGCCAGTTACTCTTTTGTAAACTCTGGTCTGAAACGCACTGAAAAGTGCGCCAGAACTTTCCAGAGCGACTGTACAAGTACTACCCAAAAATGACACTTTCGACTGCACAGAAGTTCGTTGAAAGcgaaaacatatttatattacagAATAAGGCATAGTATGTTTCATAATAGTGAAATTTGTCAAATATAtcagatttataataaaatacaaagttcagacaaatttcagggaaacAGTGACGAAACATTTCCAAACCTTTCGTTCATCCAGGGGTGATGCTTTAGCCCATACCCCACAAAAATCAGCGAAATCGAAAGACAAGTGTCTGCATTTTACATCCACCAGATTCAACTGCAGCCTCATAGTTTCTCCTTCTGACCATATACATTTCATTAACAAAACTTGATCGAACCACACTGGTTTGTGTGTCTTTAGTTTTCACTTCAAATTAATTATTGTTTCATCATACAGTGATGGGTTGCTTGGTTGATAGATTGAATTCTTACTTAATGTTAGCATATAGTTCCTTTCCTCCCGAATAGCTCGAGGACATTTGCAATGTATAGATAATGATATAGATAATGATATTTATTCCATACCACAAAGTACCTGCCTTTATGGAACAGTATTAGAATTTCCTCATTTATCTTTTGGGATAAATCGTCTCTTGAGTTGACGCTTTGGTGACATGAAAACCTATTCAGTAAGAGCTTCATAAGCAGTTACATAATTGTGATTCATGTTTTGATAAATTGCAACACTAATTCTAAATAGTTAAGTTTACCAAGGCTGACCGTTCAAGGTTAAAGATACAGATCACAGAGCAGTTTAGCGGTTTTGTTAGGCTTTAGTACGTCATGCATGCATTGGTATGAATTTCTATATTCCTGAATGAGTAACCTTACTTCCTACTGAGTACTCATATTGTACACAAAAAGAAGCAAGTTTCGTCTATACTTTGGAACCATTTATAGAAAAACAAACCTAAATTGTGCAAGTtatatagtttcatttatttgtctagAATATCAAGCTGTGAAGACCCTCTCAGTGGGTGAAAAGAAGCAAGACTTATGAAAATTGTAGGATAATGATAGTTAAACCTTGGTTGTAATTAACTGAGTAGTGCTTTTCTTGATTAGCCAAAGCTGGGTAACATTAAGTTACTATGGAAGTTTCATTAGTATAAGCAGTTTATAAGACAGTGGTCTTTGGATTTATGtggtttttattcaagaaaaggatAGCTCTGTCAACAAAGAATTGTAGCCTTGCAtacgtttttaatattttagtacaTGGTGGATGAAAATGTCTCAGATAATTCAGATTAAGAATTTACTATTCTGAGGAATATCAGATACCCTTATTAGCAGTTTTCATTAAACCAGCATAAAAttttttggatttaaaaaaaGGCTATAATTTACAAGCTTCATACTGACAATAACTCTACAAAGGAACTCTTCAGCATGTAAATATAGTTTCCTACTGCGGTTTCCTATTCTTAAGGGACAGTTGTGATCAGATTTATGTATTTTGTCATGTaattaatttacagtaatatcttacttttaaagaattttcttcaTCGGCAAACAACGACTGAAAAGTTTAAGGTATGACAAGGCCAGGAGATAATAAATCTTTGACAGCAGCACAAGATGAAGATTTATCACTTTTTTCCAGTCTTAAAAGAACTCTGTTCTTCCTGTTCTTCATAAGTTTCTCTGCTACTAAGATATTTATAGTCATGAAGAAagtttgatgtatttattttagtatgttaAAGGTATTTAGTATTCATCCTCCATGtttgcacaaaataaaataaagttcaatGCAACATTATATGGGGTTTTGTAATTATCATATTAACCATATAGCAGCTTGAGCATAATTTCTTATTGACATCTTACATTTACAGATTACGATTCTTAGGAGCAAAGTTCTTATGTTTATGCCTATTCATTGTGACTATGGAATGTTTTTGAATAGCTAATATGTATGAAATAGTACGTTTAGTATACAAGAACCCTTAGTATGCCAATCATATTATGAGAATTGAAAGTACTTATCTTGCAGCCAGGAATGGcacattttcttatcacataatctagtcatattttcatatatatcctGTACTCATATTGCTGTCAATGTGCATTGTATtgaaagaattttgaataatCTGAAATATCTTgagtaattaattttcataaatcattgcACAAATTCTGACGATTTAGGGGGCATGGTTTGGTAAACATGGAAATGAAAGACAATGCCACTGATAGgtgtactttttatttgttttcgtttcatTCAAAAAGTCAAGATTTAGTGAGAGCGCATGTTTGATATCCAGGTTCTAATAAAGTTTAAGCACTCTCTGATTTTTCTGCTACTTGAGCTGTGTTGCTGGAAACATTGTCATCACGTCCTTCAGTGTTGCATGCCAGGCAGGGCAATTTCTTTTCCAAGGCAGCTCGGTATTTGGGATGGCTGATGGCATACACAATTGGGTTGTATACAGCATTGGCCTTGGCAAAGACAGAACCCCAGATGGAGAAGAGGGGAGTAACAGAAGACTTGTTGAGCATTCCAGAGAAGTTAATGACGAAGTAAGGAGTCCAGGCCATGAACCAAAGGGACACGGTCATGAGAGCAACCTTAGCAAGACGACATTCAGCAGAGGTCTTCTGACTTTCTTCGCTCCTGAGAGACTTGACACCCATCTTCTTGGCCTGTTCGCGCATCTGCTTTTCGTGGTTGGCTACAGCCTTAACAATGAAAGTGTAAAGGTAGATGTTGGCAAACAGGGGGAAGATGTAGACCCAGACAGAGTAGATGTACAGATAGCTGTGAGAGAACATATCCTCAGTCAAGTAGTCAGTGCCACAGGCAGTCATGTTACCCTCAGGCACATAACGGTTCCAACCAAAGAAGGGAGGAAGACACCAGGCAAGGGCAGTAACCCAGGTACCAGCAATTCTTGCCATGGCGCCGCTGCTGGAAAGAGGCTTACCAGAAACACCCTTAACAATAACAGTGTAGCGATCGAGGGTGATCCAAAGCATGGTCCAGATAGACACACAGCCAAAGAGTGATCCGAGGAAAGCATATACTTCACAGAAGAATGCACCGAGAGTCCATGTCTGCCAGTAGCAAGAAATGACCATTGGTGGGAACATGGTGAACATCATAAAGAAGTCAGACATAGCCAGGTTAACAACAAGCAGGTTAGCAGGAGTACGGAGAGATTTGGTGTTCATGAATACCCAGATGACAACGAAGTTACCTACAACGGACAAGATTCCCATAATGACCATCCAGAAGCCAACCAAACCATACCATAGTGGGTTCATTGGAGGAAACTGGTACCAATGTGAATCCACCATGTGGAGGAGTTCCTTAGGTACCGTGTCTACCACCGTATAGTTCCCAAAGGGGTTTGTGGAGGGGAGGGCCCCATTGGCCAGGTTTTCAGGACTGTCCCAGTATGACATCTGAAAGTAAAGATACACACATGAAAATTCAACAAGGGAAATATAGTATAATTTTAAGTCTTTGTTCAATAAAtcacaacaaaattaatttaattcttttaaattaagTCCAATAGGTAGTCAGAAGCGAATTTTTCTCTGATCATTTGTAAACTTGGTATACCTTGGTAAATTGCAGGGCAAGTTATTTATATAGCCTAAAAAAATCTATTGCAGTATACCATATCTAATAAAATGCAGTAACTTGCTCATATGAGCTTTGCTATGTAAATACAGGTAGTTTAGAAAGTTGAAGTATGCAAGTGGATACAAAAGAACTTTTACTTATGTAGTTTCTTGATAATTTGTCGTCCCTTTTGACTTtctaatttgcattttcattttcatcgtaTTTTATCGATTGCTCTTATTCTGGAAacttttgattttatgaattataGATCAACTTCCTCTAAAGGAATAAGAACTCGATCAGTAGTTGACATCTAAGCATACGAATATTCATGAAGCCTGTCGTAGTAATCTGTTCTGATTATTAACTGAAATTCGTTTGTTCATGCATGTGTGACCTACTAATGAAAATCACAAGCTTAATGTCACTTTCCTTTCATTGTAATGGTAAGATTTGTGCAGTTGCGTATTCAGATTTATTATCGAGTTCGCTAAATTTGTTATGTCCTTATGAAGATGTTTCATGAAACTCATCCGTTCGTTAATAAAATTCCAACTTCATGGATTTTCCGCAAGGTTGTCAAAAAT
This Macrobrachium rosenbergii isolate ZJJX-2024 chromosome 42, ASM4041242v1, whole genome shotgun sequence DNA region includes the following protein-coding sequences:
- the LOC136827897 gene encoding rhodopsin-like, translating into MSYWDSPENLANGALPSTNPFGNYTVVDTVPKELLHMVDSHWYQFPPMNPLWYGLVGFWMVIMGILSVVGNFVVIWVFMNTKSLRTPANLLVVNLAMSDFFMMFTMFPPMVISCYWQTWTLGAFFCEVYAFLGSLFGCVSIWTMLWITLDRYTVIVKGVSGKPLSSSGAMARIAGTWVTALAWCLPPFFGWNRYVPEGNMTACGTDYLTEDMFSHSYLYIYSVWVYIFPLFANIYLYTFIVKAVANHEKQMREQAKKMGVKSLRSEESQKTSAECRLAKVALMTVSLWFMAWTPYFVINFSGMLNKSSVTPLFSIWGSVFAKANAVYNPIVYAISHPKYRAALEKKLPCLACNTEGRDDNVSSNTAQVAEKSESA